From a single Gimesia fumaroli genomic region:
- a CDS encoding alpha/beta fold hydrolase, translated as MSEPAIEEFVASDNYLLQGRVWSPVEEPLRATLVVLHGIQSHSGWYDYSCGQLCDAGYRVCFFDRRGSGLNQNQRGHVVHWRRLVQDVVQLLTRIRYQQKLSQQPRPIILQAMSWGGKLAVIIAAQRPDLIDGLALLYPGIKAKVKPTPIQKFQLKLAAQLGIKQKRVEIPLNDPALFTGEAAYQDFIRTDSLALRDVTVSFLQANRALDRMVDEAVGQISCPTLFQLAGRDQIIDNAATEACFKRIAADQKQLIHYPEARHTLEFEPNREQIVIDYVDWLADLNSSRPIS; from the coding sequence ATGAGCGAACCCGCGATTGAGGAATTTGTGGCGTCTGATAACTATCTTCTGCAGGGACGCGTCTGGTCACCTGTCGAGGAGCCGCTGCGAGCAACGCTGGTTGTGCTGCACGGGATTCAAAGTCATTCCGGCTGGTATGACTATTCCTGCGGTCAACTTTGCGATGCGGGATATCGCGTCTGTTTTTTTGACCGCCGTGGTTCGGGGCTGAATCAGAATCAGCGCGGGCATGTTGTGCACTGGCGACGTCTCGTGCAGGATGTGGTGCAGTTACTGACGCGCATTCGCTATCAGCAGAAACTTTCGCAGCAACCGCGTCCGATTATTTTGCAGGCCATGAGCTGGGGAGGCAAGCTGGCTGTGATTATCGCGGCACAACGACCTGACCTGATTGATGGTTTGGCACTGCTGTACCCTGGTATTAAAGCAAAGGTCAAGCCGACCCCTATTCAGAAGTTTCAATTGAAACTGGCGGCGCAATTGGGGATTAAACAAAAACGGGTTGAGATTCCGTTAAATGATCCTGCGTTATTTACGGGCGAAGCCGCATATCAGGACTTTATTAGAACGGATTCGTTGGCATTACGCGATGTGACGGTTTCGTTTCTGCAGGCGAACCGGGCGTTGGACCGAATGGTCGACGAGGCAGTTGGTCAGATTTCCTGTCCGACGTTGTTCCAGTTGGCGGGGCGGGATCAAATTATTGATAATGCGGCGACGGAGGCCTGTTTCAAGCGGATTGCCGCCGATCAAAAACAGCTGATTCACTATCCCGAAGCGCGTCATACGCTCGAATTTGAGCCAAATCGGGAGCAGATCGTGATCGATTACGTTGACTGGTTAGCTGATTTGAACTCTTCCCGTCCGATCTCATAA
- a CDS encoding macro domain-containing protein — protein MIVQFGSGRIELVLGDITRQEVDAIVNAANSMLAVGGGVDGAIHDAGGPAVLEELERRYPDGCPTGSAVETSAGNMAAQYVFHAVGPIWQGGGKKEREQLQSAYETCLALAEKHQCRSLAFPSISTGVYRYPVDLAAEVALRTVALKLESSTPLELVRFVLFDQGTFGCYARVLETMLV, from the coding sequence ATGATCGTACAGTTTGGATCCGGGCGGATTGAGCTGGTTCTGGGAGATATTACCCGTCAAGAAGTGGATGCAATCGTTAATGCAGCCAATTCAATGCTGGCGGTCGGCGGAGGCGTGGACGGTGCGATTCATGATGCCGGCGGCCCCGCAGTTCTGGAAGAGCTAGAGCGGCGTTATCCGGATGGATGTCCCACGGGAAGTGCCGTTGAGACCTCTGCGGGGAATATGGCGGCCCAGTATGTCTTTCACGCCGTCGGGCCTATCTGGCAAGGGGGTGGCAAAAAAGAACGTGAACAGTTGCAGTCAGCTTACGAAACGTGCCTCGCATTGGCGGAAAAACATCAGTGCCGCAGTCTGGCTTTCCCTTCGATCAGTACGGGAGTCTATCGTTATCCGGTAGATCTGGCGGCGGAGGTGGCGCTGCGCACGGTGGCGTTGAAACTGGAATCATCCACCCCGCTGGAACTGGTCCGGTTTGTGTTGTTCGATCAGGGGACGTTTGGTTGTTATGCCCGTGTGTTAGAAACGATGCTGGTTTGA